A window of Jannaschia sp. M317 contains these coding sequences:
- a CDS encoding CRTAC1 family protein — protein MRQMQALTFMTLSLFGPGLALADAPRFLDRSTGLPVQHVYSGGWDHFVGGGVALLDCDGDSRPDLFVAGGTSEAVLLRNATGADDTIRFETVPVPALTAVTGAYPLDLDGDAITDLMVLRKGPNVLLRGLGACAFEDATDAVTLPAGDSWSTAFTASWETGQTLPTLAIGNYVDTANPDGPFEACDVNHLIRPDGPRYGPAVALSPGFCTLSALFTDWRRDGTPMLRLSNDRHYYVRGGYEQMWTLDPLRELTEADGWDRVQLWGMGIASRDLTGDGLPEVMLTSMGDQLLMTNDGTGFDAVPYAMGTTAQRPFVGDDGRPSTGWHAEFGDVDNDGRADLFIAKGNVDQMPGMAMADPNNLLMQQADGTFAETGDVAGLASTERSRGAGLADLNGDGRLDVIVVNRRAPMQVWQNATEGTGHWIALDPRLPAGNRFAIGAFVEVRTPSGVQTQERTVGGGHVSGSLLPLHFGLGTASEAEVRVIWPGGQIGPWHRLEAGRTHTIAPG, from the coding sequence ATGAGACAGATGCAAGCCCTTACATTTATGACCCTATCCCTGTTCGGACCGGGTTTGGCCCTGGCCGATGCCCCGCGATTTCTGGACCGGTCAACTGGATTGCCGGTGCAGCATGTCTATTCTGGCGGCTGGGATCATTTTGTCGGGGGCGGTGTCGCGCTGCTGGATTGCGATGGTGATTCTCGGCCCGATCTCTTCGTGGCTGGCGGAACGTCAGAGGCGGTTTTGCTGCGCAACGCGACAGGCGCGGACGATACCATCCGCTTCGAGACGGTTCCCGTCCCGGCCTTGACCGCCGTGACCGGGGCCTATCCGCTGGACCTGGACGGGGATGCGATCACGGACCTGATGGTCCTGCGCAAGGGGCCGAACGTCTTGCTGCGTGGCCTGGGTGCCTGCGCCTTTGAGGACGCGACCGACGCGGTCACCCTGCCCGCTGGCGACAGCTGGTCCACCGCCTTCACCGCCTCGTGGGAGACGGGGCAGACGTTGCCGACGCTGGCCATCGGCAACTATGTCGACACGGCCAACCCGGACGGCCCGTTCGAGGCCTGTGACGTCAATCACCTGATCCGGCCCGACGGCCCCCGGTATGGCCCCGCCGTGGCGCTTTCGCCGGGGTTCTGCACGCTCTCTGCTCTGTTCACCGACTGGCGCCGGGATGGGACGCCAATGCTGCGCCTGTCCAACGACCGTCACTATTACGTGCGTGGCGGATATGAACAGATGTGGACCCTGGATCCCCTGCGCGAGCTGACAGAAGCGGACGGCTGGGACCGTGTCCAGCTTTGGGGGATGGGGATCGCCAGTCGCGATCTGACGGGCGATGGCCTGCCCGAGGTGATGCTGACCTCCATGGGCGATCAACTGCTGATGACGAACGACGGCACCGGATTCGACGCGGTGCCCTATGCCATGGGCACGACCGCCCAGCGCCCGTTCGTGGGCGATGACGGGCGGCCCTCGACCGGCTGGCACGCAGAATTCGGAGATGTCGACAACGATGGTCGGGCCGACCTATTCATCGCCAAGGGCAACGTCGATCAGATGCCGGGCATGGCAATGGCCGATCCCAATAACCTGCTCATGCAGCAAGCCGATGGCACATTTGCGGAAACGGGCGACGTCGCGGGGCTGGCCTCGACCGAGCGGTCGCGCGGCGCGGGATTGGCCGATCTGAACGGGGATGGGCGGTTGGACGTGATCGTCGTCAACCGTCGCGCCCCGATGCAGGTCTGGCAGAACGCGACCGAAGGAACCGGCCACTGGATCGCGCTGGACCCGCGCCTGCCAGCAGGTAACCGATTTGCCATAGGGGCCTTTGTCGAAGTGCGGACACCGTCCGGCGTCCAGACACAGGAACGCACCGTCGGGGGGGGCCACGTCAGTGGCAGCTTGCTGCCGCTGCACTTTGGGCTGGGCACCGCCAGCGAAGCGGAGGTGCGGGTGATCTGGCCGGGTGGCCAGATCGGGCCGTGGCACCGCCTGGAGGCGGGGCGAACCCATACGATTGCCCCCGGCTGA
- a CDS encoding ATP-binding cassette domain-containing protein, whose amino-acid sequence MTTPLLEMRNISIHFGGIKAVDDVSIDVMPGEVVGLLGHNGAGKSTLIKILSGAYKKDAGEIYIDGKKVEIRTPADAREHNIETIYQTLALSDNLDAASNLFLGREIVTRFGLVDDTKMEAESRKIMARLNPNFKRFNEPVRSLSGGQRQSVAIARAVYFNARILIMDEPTAALGVHETAMVADLIKELKAQGLGIFLISHDTREMMELCDRVSVMKNGQLIGTEKVEDVTEDDILSMIIMGKNPKRETA is encoded by the coding sequence ATGACCACGCCACTTCTGGAAATGCGCAACATCTCGATCCACTTCGGTGGGATCAAGGCCGTCGACGACGTGTCCATCGACGTTATGCCGGGCGAGGTTGTGGGCCTTTTGGGCCACAACGGCGCGGGTAAGTCGACGCTGATCAAGATCCTGTCGGGGGCCTACAAAAAGGACGCGGGCGAGATCTATATCGACGGCAAGAAGGTTGAGATCCGCACCCCCGCCGACGCGCGGGAGCATAACATCGAGACCATCTATCAGACGCTCGCCCTGTCCGATAACCTCGATGCCGCCTCCAACCTGTTTCTGGGGCGCGAGATCGTGACCAGGTTCGGCTTGGTGGACGACACCAAGATGGAGGCCGAAAGCCGCAAGATCATGGCGCGGCTCAACCCCAACTTCAAACGCTTCAACGAACCGGTGCGGTCCCTTTCGGGCGGTCAGCGGCAGTCGGTGGCGATTGCGCGCGCGGTCTACTTCAACGCGCGTATCCTGATCATGGACGAACCCACCGCAGCACTCGGCGTGCACGAGACGGCGATGGTCGCGGATCTGATCAAGGAGTTGAAGGCCCAGGGTCTTGGCATTTTCCTCATCAGCCACGATACCCGCGAGATGATGGAGCTGTGCGACCGCGTGTCCGTGATGAAGAACGGTCAGTTGATCGGCACCGAAAAGGTCGAAGACGTGACCGAGGATGACATCCTGTCGATGATCATCATGGGCAAGAACCCCAAGAGAGAGACCGCCTGA
- a CDS encoding ABC transporter permease, with the protein MSAPFLIKRLFYMVLTALVVSVIVFGVTQLLPADAAVMILGENATPEAMEALTRRLGLDRPAPIQYLDWLGGVLTGDFGVSLRTGQPVGPTILAAFGRSAMLALLSLIAVSLIAIPLGVWAASRRGKAADLGVSVVSYLGISLPEFVLATLLLAWLAGPSVGMFPASGYASPFDSPIAALHHMALPVITLSIVLMAHISRMIRSEMVDTLESDFVRAARLRGLSRRQVLYSHALRNSMLPAITVIALDIGYLIGGVIVVEEIFSFPGVGRQLILAIQNRDLPMIQAGALVMSMTYALANLGADLTYAALDKRIQFS; encoded by the coding sequence ATGTCAGCACCATTTCTTATCAAACGACTGTTCTACATGGTGCTGACGGCCCTTGTCGTCTCGGTCATCGTGTTCGGCGTCACACAGCTGTTGCCAGCCGACGCCGCCGTGATGATCCTGGGCGAGAATGCGACCCCCGAGGCGATGGAGGCCTTGACCCGTCGCCTTGGGCTGGATCGGCCTGCGCCGATCCAATACCTCGACTGGCTGGGCGGTGTGCTGACCGGGGACTTTGGCGTTTCCCTGCGCACCGGACAGCCGGTCGGGCCTACCATTCTGGCGGCCTTCGGGCGGTCCGCGATGCTGGCGCTGCTGTCGCTGATCGCGGTCAGCCTGATCGCCATTCCCCTGGGCGTCTGGGCCGCATCGCGCCGCGGCAAGGCGGCCGACCTCGGCGTGTCCGTCGTATCCTACCTGGGCATTTCCCTGCCGGAGTTCGTTTTGGCCACCCTTTTGCTGGCCTGGCTGGCGGGGCCGTCGGTCGGGATGTTCCCCGCCTCGGGCTATGCCTCGCCCTTCGACAGCCCGATTGCCGCGTTGCATCATATGGCCTTGCCGGTGATCACCCTGTCGATCGTTCTGATGGCCCACATCAGCCGGATGATCCGGTCCGAGATGGTCGACACCCTCGAAAGCGATTTCGTCCGCGCCGCCCGCCTGCGCGGTCTGTCCCGGCGGCAGGTTCTGTATTCCCACGCGCTGCGCAATTCGATGCTGCCTGCGATCACGGTTATCGCGCTGGACATCGGCTATCTGATCGGCGGCGTCATCGTGGTGGAAGAGATATTCTCGTTTCCCGGCGTCGGGCGGCAGCTGATCCTGGCGATCCAGAACCGCGACCTGCCGATGATCCAGGCGGGCGCGCTGGTGATGTCGATGACCTATGCCCTGGCCAATCTGGGGGCGGATCTGACCTATGCCGCGCTCGACAAAAGGATCCAGTTCTCATGA
- a CDS encoding sugar ABC transporter permease has protein sequence MGGGLGRLIRTLQLDTRLLGMIGAFLLIAVIFNIATGGTFLTPRNIFNLTLQTASVAVMATGMVFIIVTRNIDLSIGSMVGVIGMVMGLVQAFWLPEIVGFGSPVIWIVTVLVGIALGLAIGALQGWMVGYLMIPSFIVTLGGLLIWRGAAWWVTRGTTVSPLDPGFIMLGGASGTIGVTASWLLALVGAAATVWFLWRTRKNHIAHDFAVKPVWAEVLLGAILVGSIFFITAVINAYEVPTRVLQRRFEREGLTMPEGYTEAYGFPISVLIVIAIAIIMTIVARKTRFGRYVFAIGGNPDAAELSGIDTKMMTVKVFALMGGLAAIAAVIASARLASAGNDLGTLDELRVIAAAVIGGTALAGGVGTIYGAILGAFIMQALVSGMGMVGVDAPFQNIIVGAVLILAVWVDIVYRRRTGEA, from the coding sequence ATGGGCGGCGGCCTTGGGAGACTTATTAGGACATTGCAGCTGGATACCCGGCTGCTGGGCATGATCGGAGCGTTCCTGCTCATCGCGGTCATCTTCAACATCGCGACGGGCGGCACGTTTCTGACCCCGCGCAACATCTTCAACCTGACGCTCCAGACAGCATCGGTCGCGGTCATGGCGACGGGGATGGTGTTCATCATCGTGACCCGCAACATCGACTTGTCGATCGGGTCCATGGTCGGCGTCATCGGCATGGTCATGGGCCTGGTCCAGGCGTTCTGGTTGCCGGAAATCGTGGGCTTCGGGTCGCCGGTCATCTGGATCGTGACGGTTCTGGTCGGCATCGCGCTGGGTCTTGCCATCGGCGCTCTTCAGGGCTGGATGGTCGGCTACCTCATGATCCCGTCCTTCATTGTGACGCTCGGCGGCCTGTTGATCTGGCGCGGCGCGGCGTGGTGGGTGACGCGGGGCACGACCGTTTCGCCGCTGGACCCCGGCTTCATCATGCTGGGCGGGGCCTCGGGCACCATCGGCGTGACCGCAAGCTGGCTCTTGGCCCTGGTGGGCGCGGCGGCAACGGTCTGGTTCCTGTGGCGCACCCGCAAGAACCACATCGCTCATGACTTTGCGGTGAAACCGGTCTGGGCCGAGGTCCTGCTGGGCGCGATCCTGGTTGGTTCCATCTTTTTCATCACCGCCGTCATCAACGCCTACGAGGTTCCGACCCGCGTGTTGCAGCGCCGGTTCGAGCGTGAGGGCCTGACCATGCCCGAAGGCTACACAGAGGCCTACGGCTTTCCGATCTCGGTCCTGATCGTCATCGCAATCGCGATCATCATGACCATCGTGGCGCGCAAGACCCGCTTTGGTCGCTACGTCTTTGCCATCGGTGGCAACCCCGACGCAGCAGAGCTGTCGGGCATTGATACCAAGATGATGACGGTCAAGGTCTTTGCGCTGATGGGCGGCCTGGCGGCCATCGCCGCGGTCATCGCCTCGGCGCGTCTTGCGTCCGCGGGCAACGACCTGGGCACGTTGGACGAACTGCGCGTCATCGCCGCCGCCGTCATCGGGGGCACCGCGCTGGCCGGTGGGGTCGGCACGATCTACGGGGCCATCCTGGGGGCCTTCATCATGCAGGCGCTGGTGTCGGGCATGGGCATGGTCGGCGTGGATGCGCCGTTTCAGAACATCATCGTGGGCGCGGTCCTGATCCTCGCCGTATGGGTGGACATCGTCTACCGCCGCCGGACGGGAGAAGCCTGA
- the xylA gene encoding xylose isomerase encodes MSTGFFEGLSKVTYQGAQSTEPLVYRHYNPEEVVLGKRMADHLRFAVAWWHSFAWEGGDPFGGATFQRPWHPQDDMGRAKMKADVAFEMFDLLGVPYYCWHDADLRPEQGSFAANLSTLDEITDYLGEKMQGRDIGLLWGTANMFSDRRWMSGASTNPDPDVFAYAAATVKGCLDATHKLGGQNYVLWGGREGYETLLNTDMGQELDHMGRFLNMVVDYKHKIGFEGTILVEPKPQEPSKHQYDFDAATCIGFLRKYGLEGEVKLNLEQGHAILAGHSFEHEIAVAAADGMLGSIDMNRNDYQSGWDTDQFPNNVPEVALAYYHILKAGGLGTGGTNFDAKLRRQSLDPVDLIAGHVGAMDVCARGLKAAAAMIEDGGLEDALTDRYAGWSSEAAQAMLGSDLEAIQARVLAEGIEPAPRSGRQEILENYVNRFV; translated from the coding sequence ATGAGCACCGGATTTTTCGAAGGCCTGTCAAAGGTAACATATCAAGGTGCCCAAAGCACCGAGCCGCTGGTCTATCGACATTATAACCCCGAAGAGGTCGTGTTGGGCAAGCGGATGGCGGATCACCTGCGGTTCGCTGTTGCCTGGTGGCACAGCTTTGCCTGGGAAGGCGGCGATCCGTTCGGGGGTGCCACGTTCCAGCGTCCCTGGCATCCGCAGGACGACATGGGCCGGGCCAAGATGAAGGCCGATGTCGCCTTCGAGATGTTCGACCTGTTGGGGGTGCCCTATTATTGCTGGCACGACGCGGACCTGCGGCCCGAACAGGGCAGTTTTGCCGCGAACCTGTCGACGCTGGACGAGATCACCGACTATCTGGGCGAAAAGATGCAGGGCCGCGATATCGGCCTGCTGTGGGGCACCGCCAACATGTTCTCGGACCGGCGCTGGATGTCCGGGGCCTCGACCAACCCGGACCCGGACGTCTTTGCCTATGCGGCGGCAACGGTCAAAGGCTGCCTGGATGCCACGCACAAGCTGGGCGGTCAGAACTATGTCCTGTGGGGCGGGCGCGAAGGCTATGAGACGCTGCTCAACACCGACATGGGCCAAGAGTTGGACCATATGGGCCGCTTCCTGAACATGGTCGTCGATTACAAGCACAAGATCGGCTTCGAGGGTACGATCCTGGTCGAACCGAAACCGCAGGAGCCGTCAAAGCACCAATACGACTTTGACGCGGCGACTTGCATCGGTTTCCTGCGCAAATACGGCCTGGAAGGCGAGGTAAAGCTGAACCTGGAACAGGGGCATGCGATCCTGGCCGGGCACAGCTTCGAACATGAAATCGCCGTGGCTGCGGCGGATGGCATGTTGGGCTCGATCGATATGAACCGCAACGACTACCAGTCCGGCTGGGACACCGATCAGTTCCCCAACAACGTGCCCGAAGTGGCGTTGGCCTACTACCACATCCTGAAAGCCGGGGGGCTGGGCACGGGCGGCACCAACTTTGACGCCAAGCTGCGTCGGCAGTCCCTGGATCCGGTGGATCTGATTGCCGGGCATGTCGGCGCCATGGACGTCTGCGCGCGCGGGTTGAAGGCGGCGGCGGCGATGATCGAAGATGGCGGTCTGGAAGACGCGCTGACAGACCGCTATGCCGGTTGGTCCAGCGAGGCCGCCCAGGCGATGCTTGGCAGCGACCTGGAAGCCATCCAGGCACGCGTGCTGGCCGAAGGGATCGAGCCTGCGCCCCGTTCCGGCCGTCAGGAGATCCTGGAAAACTACGTCAATCGGTTCGTCTGA
- a CDS encoding M20 family metallopeptidase — protein sequence MRNARSFDISYDGMHADLASLIGFDTCFPPAANYPGFCDLLERMAADLGGTARRIDVPSNLWAADGVTGARTNLLLRPDLGPADAPEALIYFHTDTAPVGDEWTRPPLSLTREGDRLFGRGTADMKGCIAAVLAALRSLKDAGTPLAFRPVLAFCTDEEGGLYPGIRYLAETMDLPEVLLNLNGGAAPRIWGGCFGSLDLAVTGQGVAVHSGRPDLGVNALEAMVPLLTALTTLKTQVEARTSAMPPPPDDDPLRARLNVTAIRAGDKGSALPGRCRIVLNRRYMPEEDVSEVRAELEKTIAAALTGTALVDWNIAEIGHLPPVSDPSGPWTDRWTQARAEATDTPVTAFTTYGSGTSSDFGWVQKAGIRHMLLGGLMRPEANVHGPDEFTTVQDIEALARSVALFLRADFKTSPGERSQSLPNMENTQ from the coding sequence ATGAGAAATGCGAGATCCTTTGATATTTCCTACGATGGCATGCACGCCGACCTGGCGTCGCTGATCGGCTTTGACACGTGTTTCCCCCCGGCTGCAAATTATCCGGGCTTTTGCGACCTTCTGGAACGGATGGCTGCCGATCTGGGCGGGACAGCCCGGCGGATTGATGTTCCGTCGAACCTGTGGGCTGCGGACGGCGTGACCGGCGCGCGCACCAACCTGCTGTTGCGCCCGGACCTGGGTCCGGCCGACGCCCCCGAGGCGTTGATCTACTTCCACACCGACACGGCCCCCGTCGGCGATGAGTGGACCCGTCCGCCGCTGTCTCTGACCCGCGAAGGTGACCGGCTGTTCGGGCGTGGCACGGCCGATATGAAGGGCTGCATCGCCGCCGTCCTGGCGGCCCTGCGCAGCCTGAAAGACGCGGGCACGCCCCTGGCGTTTCGCCCGGTTCTGGCCTTTTGCACCGATGAAGAGGGCGGCCTTTATCCCGGTATCCGTTATCTCGCCGAAACGATGGACCTGCCCGAAGTCTTGCTGAACCTCAACGGTGGCGCAGCTCCGCGGATCTGGGGTGGCTGCTTTGGCTCGCTCGATCTGGCCGTGACGGGGCAGGGGGTCGCGGTGCATTCGGGCCGCCCGGATCTGGGCGTGAACGCCCTGGAGGCAATGGTGCCCCTGCTGACCGCATTGACCACCCTCAAGACGCAGGTCGAGGCGCGGACATCCGCCATGCCGCCGCCGCCCGACGACGATCCCCTGCGCGCCCGCCTGAACGTCACGGCGATCCGCGCGGGCGACAAGGGCTCTGCCTTGCCGGGGCGCTGCCGCATCGTCCTCAATCGCCGCTACATGCCCGAAGAAGACGTGTCAGAGGTCCGCGCCGAACTTGAAAAGACAATCGCCGCCGCCCTGACGGGGACCGCGCTGGTTGACTGGAACATCGCGGAGATTGGCCACCTGCCTCCGGTTTCGGACCCGTCCGGCCCCTGGACCGACCGCTGGACGCAGGCCCGCGCCGAGGCGACCGACACACCGGTCACCGCCTTCACGACCTACGGATCCGGCACGTCGTCGGATTTCGGATGGGTCCAGAAGGCCGGCATCCGCCACATGCTGCTGGGCGGTCTGATGCGGCCCGAGGCCAATGTCCACGGCCCCGACGAATTTACGACTGTTCAGGATATTGAGGCACTAGCCCGATCCGTCGCGCTGTTCCTGCGCGCTGATTTCAAAACGAGCCCCGGCGAACGGAGCCAGTCCCTTCCCAACATGGAGAATACCCAATGA
- a CDS encoding ABC transporter substrate-binding protein codes for MTRLTRRALLQASAAALSLSFAMPALADGHATPGGTLRVSVNVTPQVLNPMLVRTNPEYMIAEMLYSGLTTLGLDMTAQPDLATEWSANADATQWTFTIREDAAFSNGEAVTPADVVASFEKLLDPETAAPGRRNLGPIASVAMGEGNSVVFTTDGPFADLPVALTYPTAKILPASVIESDFESLAQTPVGSGPFTMVEFNADQSAVFEGRDDYFVAGQPYLDGVEVLTFPDAAGSTAALLAGEVDLMLEVQPTDYERIAAADGIEGLRTPSGRFLDVVMDTQVEPWSDPRVRKALSMSVDREAMVELVAEGFGTPGNDSPVNSAYAYFSDGAPKTYDPEGAKALLAEAGYPDGLSLELVASEKPGYRSAMAVVLREMAKPAGFDISVKTMDHPTYLDQVWKQGPFYVGFYNMQPTEGTIFNLLFTSDASWNETKWNNTAFDALVSEADRTVDPAKRGALYGEAQALMRDEVPALVPVFFDLLGAKADHVENYEQHPRGANYALHAVSLSSDAPTR; via the coding sequence ATGACCCGATTGACCCGCCGCGCCCTGTTGCAGGCGTCTGCCGCAGCCCTCTCGCTCAGCTTTGCCATGCCGGCTCTGGCCGATGGCCATGCCACGCCGGGCGGCACCCTCCGCGTCAGCGTGAACGTGACGCCCCAGGTGCTCAACCCGATGCTGGTGCGCACAAACCCGGAATACATGATCGCCGAAATGCTCTATTCCGGCCTCACGACGCTGGGCCTCGACATGACGGCGCAGCCGGATCTGGCCACCGAATGGTCCGCCAACGCCGACGCGACGCAATGGACCTTCACGATCCGCGAGGACGCCGCCTTTTCGAACGGCGAGGCGGTGACACCTGCCGATGTTGTTGCCAGCTTCGAAAAGCTGCTCGACCCTGAAACGGCCGCACCCGGTCGCCGGAACCTGGGCCCGATTGCGTCGGTCGCGATGGGCGAGGGCAACAGCGTCGTGTTCACCACCGACGGCCCGTTTGCCGACCTGCCGGTCGCGCTGACGTATCCGACCGCCAAGATCCTGCCTGCCAGCGTGATCGAAAGCGATTTCGAAAGCCTTGCGCAGACGCCCGTCGGATCCGGCCCGTTCACGATGGTCGAATTCAACGCCGACCAAAGCGCCGTCTTCGAAGGCCGCGATGACTATTTCGTCGCCGGACAGCCCTATCTCGACGGGGTCGAAGTGCTGACCTTCCCGGATGCCGCCGGATCCACCGCCGCGCTTCTGGCCGGTGAGGTCGACCTGATGCTGGAGGTGCAGCCAACCGATTACGAGCGTATCGCCGCCGCCGACGGGATCGAGGGTCTGCGCACGCCGTCGGGCCGGTTCCTGGACGTCGTGATGGACACGCAGGTCGAACCCTGGTCCGACCCCCGCGTCCGCAAGGCCCTGTCGATGTCCGTCGACCGCGAGGCGATGGTGGAACTGGTGGCCGAAGGCTTCGGCACGCCGGGCAACGACAGCCCCGTGAACTCCGCCTATGCGTATTTCTCGGATGGCGCGCCCAAGACCTATGACCCCGAAGGAGCCAAGGCCCTGTTGGCCGAAGCGGGCTATCCTGACGGTCTGTCGCTGGAACTCGTCGCCTCGGAAAAGCCGGGCTATCGCAGCGCCATGGCTGTTGTCCTGCGCGAAATGGCCAAACCGGCAGGCTTCGACATTTCCGTCAAGACGATGGATCACCCGACCTATCTGGACCAGGTGTGGAAGCAGGGGCCGTTCTACGTGGGGTTCTACAACATGCAGCCGACCGAAGGGACGATCTTCAACCTGCTGTTCACCTCTGACGCGTCCTGGAACGAGACCAAGTGGAACAACACCGCATTCGATGCCCTGGTGTCCGAGGCCGACCGCACGGTTGATCCCGCAAAACGCGGCGCGCTCTATGGTGAAGCTCAGGCGCTGATGCGTGACGAAGTGCCGGCACTGGTGCCGGTGTTCTTTGATCTGCTGGGGGCCAAGGCCGACCACGTCGAGAATTATGAACAGCACCCGCGCGGCGCGAACTATGCGCTGCACGCCGTCTCGCTGTCTTCTGACGCGCCGACCCGGTAA
- a CDS encoding GntR family transcriptional regulator produces MSGTSKTEIGATLTAAPLHEQVTNRISSRIADGRWPEGFVLPSEGDLAKQLGVSEGTIRRAMQALTQEGLVMRRRRTGTVVTGRAPRHSLDKWYSYYRLHARDGRLVNTETRNIEVLRGKASEVEAARLKLTPGEPVGHITRLRLFEGRPVMIDRIVLPLARLGHFPDRVEDLPQLLFKWLLEEHGLRLGALREQVTARIATEADRSLLGIEDSAPVALLDIDETAYDALNEPLMMMRHAALTDQHCYVNEVR; encoded by the coding sequence ATGTCAGGCACTTCGAAAACCGAGATCGGCGCGACACTGACGGCCGCCCCCCTGCACGAGCAGGTGACGAACCGGATCAGCAGCCGCATTGCCGATGGTCGATGGCCCGAAGGGTTCGTTTTGCCGTCCGAAGGGGACCTGGCCAAACAGCTGGGTGTTTCAGAGGGGACGATCCGACGCGCGATGCAGGCCCTGACCCAGGAAGGCCTGGTCATGCGGCGGCGGCGGACCGGGACGGTGGTGACCGGTCGCGCGCCTCGCCATTCGTTGGACAAGTGGTACAGCTACTATCGCCTGCACGCCCGCGACGGACGTCTGGTCAACACCGAGACCCGCAACATCGAAGTGCTGCGCGGCAAGGCCTCTGAGGTGGAAGCGGCGCGGCTGAAGCTGACGCCGGGCGAGCCCGTGGGGCATATCACCCGCCTGCGCCTGTTCGAGGGACGACCCGTGATGATCGACCGGATCGTCCTGCCGCTGGCGCGATTGGGGCATTTCCCGGACCGGGTCGAGGACCTGCCCCAACTGCTGTTCAAATGGTTGCTGGAGGAACATGGTTTGCGCCTGGGCGCGCTGCGCGAACAGGTGACCGCACGGATCGCCACAGAGGCGGATCGCAGCCTGCTGGGGATCGAGGATTCGGCCCCGGTGGCCCTGCTGGATATCGACGAGACGGCCTATGACGCGCTCAACGAGCCGTTGATGATGATGCGCCACGCGGCGCTGACGGATCAACATTGCTATGTCAACGAAGTCCGCTGA
- the xylF gene encoding D-xylose ABC transporter substrate-binding protein, whose translation MKRRTLLAAALAVTMPVTAVLADGHAKTVGVSWSNFQEERWKTDEAAIKAALDAAGAAYLSADAQSSSTKQLADVESLITQGVDSLIILAQDGAAIGPALDAAEAAGIPVIGYDRLIEDARAFYLTFDNVEVGRMQARAVFDLAPKGNYVMIKGSPTDPNSDFLRGGQQEIIQAAIDAGDITIVGETYTDQWAPANAQRNMEQILTQTNNEVDAVISSNDGMAGGVVAALTAQGMDGIPVSGQDGDHGALNRVAKGTQTVSVWKDSRELGRRAGEIAVALADGTAMADVEGAATFTSPGGVDVSAVLLAPLPVTKDNLNAVLDAEWIEKDVLCQGVSGVAVCE comes from the coding sequence ATGAAGAGAAGAACGCTTCTCGCCGCCGCTCTTGCGGTGACGATGCCTGTGACCGCTGTGCTGGCCGATGGCCATGCCAAGACGGTCGGGGTGAGCTGGTCCAATTTCCAGGAAGAGCGCTGGAAGACGGACGAAGCCGCGATCAAGGCCGCGCTGGACGCCGCGGGGGCCGCGTATCTGTCGGCTGACGCGCAATCGTCGTCGACCAAGCAGTTGGCCGACGTGGAATCGCTGATCACCCAAGGCGTCGACAGCCTGATCATCCTGGCTCAGGACGGAGCCGCGATCGGCCCGGCGCTGGACGCAGCCGAAGCCGCCGGGATCCCGGTCATCGGCTATGACCGTCTGATCGAAGATGCGCGCGCCTTTTACCTGACCTTTGACAACGTCGAAGTCGGTCGCATGCAGGCCCGCGCCGTTTTCGATCTGGCCCCCAAGGGCAACTATGTGATGATCAAGGGCTCGCCCACCGATCCCAACTCTGACTTCCTGCGTGGCGGTCAGCAGGAAATCATCCAGGCGGCCATCGACGCCGGTGACATCACCATCGTCGGCGAGACCTATACCGACCAGTGGGCGCCCGCCAACGCGCAGCGCAACATGGAGCAGATCCTGACCCAGACCAACAACGAGGTCGACGCGGTCATCTCTTCCAACGACGGCATGGCCGGTGGCGTTGTCGCCGCTTTGACCGCGCAGGGCATGGACGGCATTCCGGTGTCGGGCCAGGACGGTGACCACGGTGCGCTGAACCGCGTCGCCAAGGGCACGCAGACCGTGTCCGTCTGGAAAGACAGCCGCGAACTGGGCCGCCGCGCGGGCGAAATCGCCGTCGCGTTGGCCGATGGCACCGCCATGGCCGACGTCGAAGGTGCCGCCACCTTCACCTCGCCGGGTGGCGTGGACGTCTCTGCGGTTCTGCTGGCCCCGCTGCCGGTGACCAAGGACAACCTGAACGCCGTTCTCGATGCCGAATGGATCGAGAAAGACGTGCTGTGCCAGGGTGTCAGCGGCGTTGCCGTCTGCGAGTGA